The proteins below are encoded in one region of Mangifera indica cultivar Alphonso chromosome 7, CATAS_Mindica_2.1, whole genome shotgun sequence:
- the LOC123221730 gene encoding calcium-binding protein CP1-like: MCPTGTSLKPKAMATTTTWPDFKPAFDVLDVDHDGKISCEDLKTFYAEYGKNDNDDEVINLMITVADSNKDGYVEYDEFERVLSYGGGNKRNGVKAGGGVLEDAFRVMDKDGDGRLSLKDLKSYMKWAGFNASDEDIKAMIKVGGGVGDEEEGVSFDRLLRILAVDNVG, from the coding sequence ATGTGTCCAACCGGCACATCTTTGAAGCCAAAAGCCATGGCAACGACGACGACATGGCCAGATTTCAAGCCAGCGTTCGACGTGCTTGATGTGGACCACGACGGGAAGATTAGCTGCGAGGATTTGAAAACGTTTTACGCAGAATATGGGAAAAACGACAACGACGATGAAGTTATCAACTTAATGATCACTGTTGCGGATTCTAACAAAGACGGGTATGTTGAGTACGACGAGTTTGAACGGGTTTTGAGTTATGGAGGAGGAAACAAGAGAAACGGCGTTAAAGCTGGTGGTGGGGTTCTGGAGGACGCGTTTCGGGTTATGGATAAGGACGGAGACGGAAGATTGAGTTTGAAAGATCTGAAGAGTTACATGAAGTGGGCGGGTTTTAATGCAAGTGATGAAGATATCAAGGCTATGATTAAAGTGGGCGGTGGCGTAGGTGATGAAGAGGAAGGTGTTTCTTTTGATAGGTTGCTGAGGATTCTAGCCGTTGATAATGTTGGCTGA
- the LOC123221354 gene encoding uncharacterized protein LOC123221354: MLSFKRTTSSRSFARLSPQNSEMKSKTGFLFLFPLILALSELVFQSDSAQQPFRRDPGHPQWHHGAFHDVRDSVRSDVRRMLHTRAEVPLQVPLEVNVVLIGFSGDGGYRYSLDTHKLEEFLKVSFLTHRPACQETGDPLDIEHHIVYNVYPAGQPEMIAIEKALKEAMVRSGTAREAEFGREVPAFDVEATAVEPIFRRLYSYIFDMENGEFSAGEMDRPVPSAIFIVNFDKVRMDPRNKEIDLDSLMYGKISQLTDEDLKKQDGDYIYRYRYNGGAASQVWLGSGRFVVIDLSAGPCTYGKIETEEGSVSHRTLPRIRNMMFSRGWGGAFGDKTSHDIFVGQLASLISTTIEHVIAPDVRFETVDMTTRLLIPIIVLQNHNRYNIMEKGHNYSIDVEAIEREVKKLVHEGQEVVIVGGSHGLHRHEKLAIAVSKAMRGHSVQETRKDGRFHVQTKTYLDGAMLKEEMERSADVLAAGLLEVADPSLSSKFFLRQHWMDHPDDLGDSILKHKPLWATYGSKLGKDKKKKKIPKKEGNLYRTYGTRVVPVFVLSLADVDPHLMMEDESLVWTSKDVVIVLEHQNEKIPLSYVSETERRHAFPSQAQRHILAGCASAVGGLSAPYEKASHVHERPVVDWLWATGCHPFGPFANTSQISEILKDVALRNTIYARVDSALRRIRDTSEAVQTFASEYLKTPLGEPVKGKKNKSTTELWLEKFYKKTTNLPEPYPHELVDRLEKYLDTLEEQLVDLSSLLYDHRLQEAHLNSSEILQSSMFTEQYVERVLVGEKEKMRCCAIEYKYPVQSSQTLIYGGILMAGFIVYFLVIFFSSPVR, encoded by the exons ATGCTTTCCTTCAAAAGAACGACGAGCAGCCGATCATTTGCTCGTTTGTCTCCACAGAACTCAGAAATGAAATCGAAAACTGgcttcttatttttatttccgCTAATTTTGGCGCTGAGTGAACTCGTTTTCCAGTCCGATTCAGCTCAACAACCTTTCCGGCGAGACCCCGGTCATCCTCAGTGGCACCACGGAGCTTTTCACGATGTCCGAGACAGTGTCCGATCCGATGTCCGCCGCATGCTCCACACACGTGCCGAG GTTCCGCTTCAGGTACCGTTGGAAGTGAATGTAGTATTGATTGGGTTTAGTGGCGATGGTGGTTATAGATACTCCTTAGATACTCACAAATTGGAGGAGTTTCTTAAAGTTAGCTTTCTGACTCACAGACCGGCATGTCAAGAGACAGGAGATCCTCTTGATATTGAGCATCACATTGTCTATAATGTTTACCCT GCTGGACAGCCTGAAATGATAGCTATTGAGAAGGCACTGAAAGAGGCAATGGTTCGATCTGGGACTGCTAGAGAG GCTGAGTTTGGACGAGAGGTGCCTGCATTTGACGTAGAAGCGACAGCTGTGGAGCCAATATTTCGTAGGCTGTATTCCTACATATTTGACATGGAAAATGGTGAATTTTCTGCTGGAGAGATGGATAGACCTGTACCCAGTGCTATATTTATTGTCAACTTTGATAAG GTCAGAATGGACCCtagaaacaaagaaattgatCTCGACAGTCTAATGTATGGAAAAATTTCCCAGCTGACTGACGAGGACTTGAAAAAACAAGATGGAGATTATATTTATCGTTATCGGTACAATGGAGGTGCAGCATCTCAAGTTTGGCTTGGCTCTGGCAG ATTTGTTGTGATCGACCTCTCAGCAGGCCCTTGCACATATGGAAAAATCGAAACCGAAGAGGGGAGTGTAAGTCATAGAACATTGCCACGAATTCGGAACATGATGTTCTCAAGAGGTTGGGGTGGTGCATTCGGTGATAAGACCAGCCATGATATTTTTGTTGGACAACTTGCCAGCTTGATATCAACCACTATTGAGCATGTAATTGCTCCAGATGTTCG GTTTGAGACTGTTGATATGACAACAAGGTTGCTTATACCAATCATCGTCCTCCAAAACCATAATCGGTATAATATTATGGAAAAGGGCCATAATTACTCCATAGATGTTGAAGCAATAGAAAGAGAG gtGAAGAAACTTGTTCATGAAGGGCAAGAAGTAGTGATAGTTGGGGGCTCACATGGATTGCATCGTCATGAGAAGCTGGCTATTGCTGTGTCTAAAGCTATGCGTGGCCATTCTGTGCAAGAAACAAGAAAGGATGGGCGTTTCCATGTTCAAACAAAGACATATTTAGATGGTGCCATGCTTAAAGAA GAGATGGAGAGGTCTGCTGATGTGTTAGCTGCTGGTTTACTTGAAGTGGCGGACCCATCCCTTTCGAGTAAATTTTTCCTTCGCCAG CACTGGATGGATCATCCAGATGATTTAGGTGATTCGATTCTGAAGCATAAACCCCTCTGGGCTACTTATGGTTCCAAACTGGGCAaggataagaagaaaaagaaaataccaaAGAAAGAAGGGAATCTGTACCGAACTTATGGGACAAGAGTTGTTCCTGT CTTTGTGCTTTCATTAGCTGATGTGGATCCACACCTTATGATGGAGGATGAAAGCCTTGTCTGGACAAGTAAAGATGTTGTCATAGTACTTGAGcatcaaaatgaaaagataCCGCTGAG TTATGTGTCTGAAACTGAGAGAAGGCATGCCTTTCCATCACAGGCACAGCGCCATATATTAGCAGGGTGTGCTTCTGCTGTGGGTGGACTGAGTGCTCCATATGAAAAGGCTTCTCATGTACATGAAAGGCCAGTTGTGGATTGGCTCTGGGCGACAGGTTGTCATCCGTTTGGACCATTTGCTAATACTTCTCAGATCAGTGAAATACTCAAGGATGTAGCATTG AGGAACACAATTTATGCTCGTGTGGATTCAGCACTTAGAAGAATTCGAGATACATCAGAG GCTGTTCAAACGTTTGCCTCAGAATATTTGAAAACCCCGCTTGGTGAGCCTGTAAAGGGCAAAAAGAACAAATCCACCACTGAACTATGGTTGGAGAAGTTTTACAAGAAGACAACTAACCTGCCTGAACCTTATCCACATGAATTAGTTGATCGGTTGGAGAAGTACTTAGAT ACCCTCGAGGAACAGCTTGTTGATCTGTCTTCCTTGTTATATGACCACCGGCTACAAGAGGCACATTTAAATAGTTCAGAAATCCTTCAGAGTTCCATGTTCACCGAGCA GTATGTAGAACGTGTATTGGTCGGTGAGAAGGAGAAAATGAGGTGCTGTGCTATTGAGTACAAATACCCAGTTCAGTCTTCCCAAACTTTAATCTACGGGGGAATTCTTATGGCTGGATTTATCGTATATtttcttgtcattttcttctcctCCCCAGTTCGTTGA